A genomic stretch from Candidatus Woesearchaeota archaeon includes:
- a CDS encoding winged helix-turn-helix transcriptional regulator: MPENSFLLVNLSDEKSKKLGELIGNKTARRILELLGKKEYTATDLAKELSLPLSTIHYNLTNLEQAKLIKADEYHYSKKGKEIKHYALANKLVIIAQEQPTESIIQKLKKILPVSILVGAMATAFQYYTTAPSMQVIAEESTFALKQSAEQAVDSVAFESTSLAQDTLAASTQTIATEQNLVWLFLVVVMVSIISYLVADFIIARYRKK; the protein is encoded by the coding sequence ATGCCAGAAAATTCCTTCCTCTTAGTCAATCTGTCCGATGAAAAGTCTAAAAAGCTCGGAGAACTCATCGGCAACAAAACAGCAAGAAGGATTCTTGAACTTCTTGGAAAAAAAGAATACACCGCGACAGATTTGGCGAAAGAGCTTAGCCTCCCATTATCAACAATTCATTATAATCTCACCAACTTAGAACAAGCAAAGCTGATCAAAGCAGATGAGTATCATTATTCCAAGAAAGGAAAAGAAATCAAGCATTATGCGTTGGCAAATAAGTTAGTCATTATTGCGCAAGAGCAGCCAACAGAATCCATTATCCAAAAACTCAAGAAAATCCTGCCAGTAAGTATTCTTGTGGGAGCCATGGCAACAGCGTTCCAATATTATACAACAGCACCAAGTATGCAAGTAATTGCAGAAGAAAGTACGTTTGCATTAAAGCAATCAGCAGAACAGGCTGTAGACAGTGTTGCATTTGAATCAACTTCTTTAGCGCAAGATACACTAGCAGCATCTACACAAACGATTGCAACAGAACAAAACCTTGTGTGGTTATTCTTAGTAGTAGTTATGGTTTCGATTATTTCTTATCTCGTTGCAGATTTTATTATCGCAAGATACAGAAAGAAATAA
- a CDS encoding polyprenyl synthetase family protein gives MEEIGRYIESQKRKINQGIEKYLSQFFSSSRKHEQAALYTIYPEGHRYRSVLALEVYEMLGGRQDNFLRGVVGLECIHHASLIFDDLPCMDNAEQRKAKPATWVQYGQDVAILAAVALENEGRYLIAENAREHRQERDVEKLLYETLRDLYVGQEIDLQEEKTDAALWESMRKKNKLMEVAFQLPAVLLRGDQGEKALLRAVGEDIAVAYQLFDDLRDVSAPEITGKPVGLDVERQTSVYRWGIDCVREEVMRRKQRTLQNIRSIREGTQLERMIEYMITTPS, from the coding sequence ATGGAAGAGATAGGAAGGTATATAGAAAGTCAGAAAAGAAAAATAAATCAGGGTATCGAGAAATATTTATCTCAATTCTTTTCTTCCTCAAGAAAACATGAACAAGCGGCGCTCTACACAATATATCCAGAAGGACATAGATACAGAAGTGTTCTTGCTCTTGAAGTGTATGAAATGCTTGGTGGTCGACAAGATAATTTTCTTAGGGGTGTTGTTGGTTTAGAATGTATTCATCATGCCTCATTGATTTTTGATGATCTTCCCTGTATGGATAATGCAGAACAAAGAAAGGCAAAGCCAGCAACATGGGTACAGTATGGACAAGATGTAGCAATTCTTGCGGCGGTTGCGCTTGAAAATGAAGGAAGATATCTTATCGCAGAAAATGCAAGAGAACACAGACAAGAGAGAGATGTTGAAAAACTTCTTTATGAAACATTGCGAGATTTGTATGTTGGGCAGGAAATAGATTTGCAAGAAGAAAAAACAGATGCCGCGCTTTGGGAATCAATGCGAAAAAAGAATAAGCTTATGGAAGTTGCGTTTCAGCTTCCAGCAGTTCTTTTACGCGGTGATCAAGGAGAGAAAGCTCTTTTAAGAGCAGTAGGAGAAGATATCGCGGTTGCGTATCAGCTCTTTGATGATTTGCGCGATGTTTCTGCTCCAGAAATTACAGGAAAACCAGTGGGTTTAGATGTAGAGAGACAGACCTCAGTCTATCGTTGGGGTATAGATTGTGTCAGGGAAGAGGTAATGAGAAGAAAACAGAGAACTCTACAAAACATACGAAGCATAAGAGAAGGAACGCAATTAGAAAGAATGATTGAATATATGATAACAACGCCTTCGTGA
- a CDS encoding AAA family ATPase, which yields MKKIKKGKQTKTKKTTITIVTGTPGTGKTTTAKKIAEKQRAVYIDVNDVIKHNKLKEGYDKKRKAAIIDIKKLSKVLVQIIKEARKKGISLIIDSHLAHYVSPKHVDICVVTKTSLKKLQVRLKKRGYHKAKIQENLECEIFDVCFEEAKEMGHKIKIITT from the coding sequence ATGAAGAAGATAAAAAAAGGAAAACAAACAAAAACAAAGAAAACAACTATAACTATAGTCACAGGAACACCAGGAACAGGCAAGACAACGACTGCAAAGAAGATCGCGGAAAAGCAGCGCGCAGTGTACATCGATGTCAATGATGTCATCAAACATAATAAGTTGAAAGAAGGCTATGATAAAAAGCGAAAAGCAGCGATTATCGATATAAAAAAGCTCAGCAAAGTCCTTGTCCAAATCATCAAAGAAGCGAGAAAGAAAGGGATTTCATTGATAATAGATTCCCATCTTGCGCATTATGTCAGCCCAAAACATGTAGATATCTGCGTGGTCACCAAAACAAGCTTGAAAAAGCTACAAGTACGATTAAAAAAACGAGGTTATCACAAAGCAAAAATACAAGAAAACCTTGAATGCGAAATATTTGATGTGTGCTTTGAAGAAGCAAAAGAAATGGGGCATAAGATTAAAATAATCACGACGTAA
- a CDS encoding winged helix-turn-helix domain-containing protein, with translation MGILDIFKTKDTQLANKRIHAMHNHVSDAFSSVQNQFSTFHAHLSTVTAEINKQKEWLKYLHQNHLSLHNQHTDHKEGTKGEIQQMNSWITYLHKSIQKQEKQIGEIQKAVEQTTKQYDQHFNQVYDQLEKTHKKASEKQAVQVIEKEIDHDAIAQRVLQQLNLDVQALQTNIKKTVKSDVYDELLATMTEEHNKHKEAVEQTLASMQQQEDNFEEQPIQQPVSQPTQLQYHQQTEAPSIAWASQITNPEQKLLNLLMSEADPMTYTKVSQLTGHSINTIRVNMNSLKKKGVVEESTLPSGVKLFSVTNKEKIKKMYNVHVL, from the coding sequence ATGGGGATATTAGACATATTCAAAACAAAAGACACACAACTTGCAAATAAACGTATCCATGCAATGCACAATCATGTGAGTGATGCGTTTTCTAGTGTTCAGAATCAATTCTCAACATTCCATGCGCATCTTTCTACAGTTACTGCGGAAATAAACAAACAAAAAGAGTGGCTGAAATATCTGCATCAGAATCATCTTTCGCTCCATAATCAGCATACTGATCATAAGGAGGGAACAAAAGGAGAAATACAGCAGATGAACAGCTGGATTACCTATCTTCACAAATCCATCCAAAAACAGGAAAAGCAGATCGGAGAAATCCAGAAAGCAGTAGAGCAAACCACAAAACAATATGATCAGCATTTCAATCAAGTCTATGATCAGCTGGAAAAAACGCATAAAAAAGCAAGTGAAAAGCAAGCAGTGCAGGTTATTGAAAAGGAAATAGATCATGATGCGATTGCGCAGCGTGTGCTCCAACAGCTCAATCTTGATGTGCAGGCGCTTCAAACAAATATAAAAAAAACAGTGAAAAGCGATGTATATGATGAACTTCTTGCGACAATGACTGAAGAGCATAATAAACATAAAGAAGCAGTAGAGCAGACGCTTGCATCAATGCAACAGCAGGAAGATAATTTTGAAGAACAACCTATACAACAACCTGTTTCTCAACCAACTCAACTTCAATATCATCAGCAAACAGAAGCGCCTTCTATTGCGTGGGCTTCGCAGATTACTAATCCTGAGCAAAAGCTCCTGAATCTGTTAATGAGTGAAGCAGATCCAATGACGTATACAAAAGTCAGCCAATTAACTGGTCACAGTATCAATACAATCCGAGTCAATATGAATTCTTTGAAAAAGAAAGGGGTTGTGGAAGAATCCACCTTACCTTCAGGAGTCAAGCTTTTTTCTGTGACGAATAAAGAGAAGATTAAGAAAATGTATAATGTACATGTACTTTAA
- a CDS encoding NUDIX hydrolase has product MEEKIRRCSGAIIYRYNKRDDNFEILLIKTRNFKDNTGEYLHTIVGGRIEEQDQGETIEQKAESCAKRESWEEVHLGISEIVYVGMNTAVGKDIGYKDPEMRFEFYDFTAKAVGSLDIEEILKANDEVIYAGFHKRQELFSLRMEPQLRRMIENLYNHTEKYFQK; this is encoded by the coding sequence ATGGAAGAAAAAATACGAAGATGTTCAGGTGCCATCATTTACAGGTACAACAAAAGAGATGATAATTTTGAAATCCTTCTTATCAAAACAAGAAATTTCAAAGACAATACAGGAGAATATCTGCATACCATTGTGGGAGGAAGGATAGAAGAGCAAGATCAAGGAGAAACAATAGAGCAAAAAGCAGAAAGTTGCGCAAAAAGAGAGAGCTGGGAAGAGGTACACTTAGGCATCAGTGAAATAGTCTATGTGGGCATGAATACTGCAGTCGGAAAAGACATCGGCTACAAAGATCCCGAAATGCGGTTTGAATTCTATGATTTTACAGCAAAAGCTGTTGGATCTCTTGATATAGAAGAAATCCTCAAAGCAAATGATGAAGTGATCTACGCAGGCTTCCACAAAAGGCAAGAACTTTTTTCTTTACGAATGGAGCCCCAATTGCGGAGAATGATAGAAAACCTCTACAATCACACAGAAAAGTACTTCCAAAAGTGA
- a CDS encoding phosphoglucosamine mutase, which translates to MRKLFGTDGIRGKVNVPPMIPETILRLGQAAACIFAKSNHKRHKVIIAKDTRVSGYIFEYALTSGLCSMGVDVYQIGPMPTPALAHLVKSFAADAGVMITASHNPIEDNGIKFFSKDGYKLPDAVEEEIEKIIFENKIPLDKPVAHLGKAHKIEDARGRYVEFVKHSIKNRSLKGYKIVLDCANGAAYKVAPLIFQELGAEVILINATPDGLNINNNCGALYPEMLRKTVLENKAQVGIALDGDADRVVLIDEKGNVVDGDHTLAIAAIHFKNKGKLEKDTVVTTVMANAGFDEAMKREGINVIRTQVGDRYVIEEMHKNGYTLGGEQAGHIIFGKYTTTGDGTLAGLQILSMMVQAKKPLSELAACMTSFPQILVNVPVSKKKPLEEMPQVTAAIQEGKKALTDAGRILVRYSGTENKCRIMIEGKEKTQMEKIAEKIKNALQKEVGIKE; encoded by the coding sequence GTGCGAAAACTCTTTGGGACAGATGGGATCCGAGGAAAAGTAAACGTTCCCCCAATGATTCCAGAAACAATTCTACGATTAGGGCAGGCAGCGGCATGTATCTTTGCGAAATCAAATCATAAGCGCCATAAAGTGATCATCGCAAAAGACACAAGAGTCAGCGGCTATATCTTTGAGTATGCACTCACTTCAGGTCTTTGTTCTATGGGTGTTGATGTCTATCAGATTGGACCAATGCCAACCCCTGCGCTAGCGCATCTGGTCAAATCATTCGCGGCAGACGCGGGAGTGATGATTACCGCGTCGCATAATCCTATTGAGGATAATGGAATCAAATTCTTTTCAAAAGATGGGTACAAACTTCCGGATGCAGTAGAAGAAGAAATAGAAAAAATAATTTTTGAAAACAAAATTCCTTTGGACAAACCAGTCGCACACTTAGGCAAAGCGCACAAGATCGAAGACGCGAGAGGACGCTACGTGGAATTTGTCAAGCATTCGATTAAGAATCGTTCATTGAAAGGCTACAAAATTGTCCTTGACTGCGCGAATGGCGCAGCGTACAAAGTAGCGCCATTAATCTTCCAAGAGCTTGGCGCGGAAGTCATTTTGATCAACGCGACACCAGACGGCTTAAACATCAACAATAATTGTGGTGCGCTCTATCCAGAAATGCTTCGAAAAACTGTTCTTGAAAATAAAGCACAAGTAGGCATCGCGCTTGATGGTGATGCGGACCGCGTTGTCCTAATAGATGAAAAAGGAAACGTAGTGGATGGAGACCATACTCTTGCGATCGCGGCGATTCATTTCAAAAATAAAGGAAAGCTCGAAAAAGACACAGTGGTTACTACAGTCATGGCAAACGCGGGTTTTGACGAAGCGATGAAGAGAGAAGGAATCAACGTCATCCGCACCCAAGTGGGAGATCGTTATGTGATTGAAGAAATGCATAAGAATGGCTATACGTTAGGTGGTGAGCAGGCAGGTCATATTATTTTTGGGAAATATACTACTACAGGAGATGGCACGCTTGCAGGACTTCAAATTCTCAGTATGATGGTGCAAGCGAAAAAACCGCTCAGCGAGCTTGCGGCGTGTATGACATCATTCCCGCAAATCTTAGTCAACGTTCCAGTTTCCAAAAAGAAACCATTGGAAGAAATGCCACAGGTCACCGCAGCGATACAAGAAGGCAAAAAAGCGCTTACAGACGCAGGAAGAATTCTTGTGCGATATTCAGGAACAGAAAACAAATGTCGTATTATGATTGAAGGAAAAGAGAAAACGCAGATGGAAAAGATTGCGGAAAAAATAAAAAACGCGCTTCAGAAAGAAGTAGGAATAAAAGAATAA
- a CDS encoding NTP transferase domain-containing protein, whose protein sequence is MVDKAVVLVAGKSTRTFPLTATKPKALLKIANQRILSHILDALEGKVKEVILVVNYKKEMIQEMYGSNYKSMKLTYVDQKETKGTGHALLQAEEAVGKAHFLVTVGDDYFDKRDIDLLCKQNRAVLVQEVEHPEWYGVVTINEKGQLVEIEEKPAKPKSKLVNTACYMLSHEIFEYLKKVKKSKRGEYELTDAVTAWAKEAPFVVVKAQYWQPITYPWHILDANKKLLSQIKFKNEGKIEQGVTIHGTVEIGKGTILKSGTYIEGPVMIGENCRIGPNCYIRPDTTLGNSVKIGNAVEVKNSIVGDSTSIGHLSYLGDSVIGDHVNFGAGTIVANLRHDDSGIKSEVNGKLIDSGRRKLGTIIGDNVHTGIHTSIYPGRKLWPNTATLPGEIVKKDKN, encoded by the coding sequence ATGGTCGATAAAGCAGTGGTGTTGGTTGCAGGAAAAAGCACAAGAACATTTCCGCTAACAGCAACAAAACCAAAAGCATTGTTGAAAATTGCGAATCAGAGAATTCTCTCGCATATCCTTGATGCGCTGGAAGGAAAAGTCAAAGAAGTCATTTTAGTAGTAAATTACAAAAAAGAAATGATTCAAGAAATGTATGGTTCCAATTATAAAAGCATGAAGCTCACGTATGTAGATCAAAAAGAAACAAAAGGAACAGGCCATGCGCTCTTGCAGGCAGAAGAAGCAGTAGGCAAAGCGCATTTTCTCGTAACAGTCGGCGATGATTATTTTGACAAGCGCGATATCGACCTGCTTTGTAAACAAAACAGAGCAGTGCTTGTGCAAGAAGTCGAGCATCCAGAATGGTATGGCGTTGTCACCATAAACGAAAAAGGGCAGCTCGTGGAAATAGAAGAAAAGCCTGCAAAACCAAAATCAAAACTCGTGAACACCGCATGTTACATGCTCAGCCACGAAATTTTCGAGTATCTCAAAAAAGTAAAAAAATCCAAGCGTGGAGAGTATGAGTTAACAGATGCAGTGACTGCGTGGGCAAAGGAAGCACCTTTTGTGGTTGTAAAAGCGCAATACTGGCAGCCAATCACCTATCCATGGCATATCCTTGATGCAAATAAAAAACTTCTTAGTCAAATCAAATTCAAAAATGAAGGAAAAATTGAGCAAGGAGTTACGATTCATGGCACAGTAGAAATAGGAAAAGGAACAATCCTCAAGTCAGGAACATACATTGAAGGTCCAGTTATGATTGGAGAAAATTGTCGAATAGGGCCAAACTGTTATATTCGTCCAGATACAACCTTGGGAAATAGTGTGAAAATTGGCAACGCGGTCGAAGTAAAAAATAGCATTGTGGGGGACAGCACAAGTATTGGTCATCTTTCGTATCTCGGTGATTCAGTTATAGGAGATCACGTGAATTTTGGCGCAGGAACAATTGTTGCAAACTTGCGGCATGATGATAGTGGCATTAAATCAGAAGTGAATGGAAAGCTCATTGATTCAGGAAGAAGAAAGTTAGGCACAATTATCGGAGACAATGTGCATACAGGAATTCATACTTCCATATATCCAGGAAGAAAGCTTTGGCCAAACACAGCAACGCTTCCAGGAGAAATTGTGAAAAAAGACAAAAATTAG
- a CDS encoding HAD family phosphatase, with protein MIKGVVFDMDGVIVDSEPIHEYSERKVLKGYNAKITPEVIAHVKGLRDKEAMEHYCKVFDIKDNPDILLQKKMEIFSKLMKTKMKMYPGFKNLAKQCKSKFKVGLVTSSPKQSVSMVLKQFDIKYLFDAIVTAEDVTLAKPYPEPYLKIAEKLHVKANQCLVIEDTIHGITSAKTAGAKCIAVTNTFPKKKLQETSVDHIVSSLRHLKLDHMKKL; from the coding sequence ATGATAAAAGGTGTAGTGTTTGACATGGATGGAGTAATAGTGGATTCTGAACCAATACATGAATACAGTGAAAGAAAAGTTCTTAAGGGATATAACGCAAAAATAACACCAGAAGTGATTGCGCATGTCAAAGGATTGCGGGACAAAGAAGCGATGGAACATTATTGCAAAGTGTTTGACATTAAAGATAATCCAGACATTCTTCTTCAAAAAAAGATGGAAATATTTAGTAAGCTTATGAAAACAAAAATGAAAATGTACCCTGGCTTTAAGAACTTAGCAAAACAGTGCAAATCAAAGTTCAAAGTAGGGCTTGTCACGTCATCTCCAAAGCAGAGTGTCAGTATGGTTTTGAAACAATTTGACATAAAATATTTGTTCGACGCGATTGTGACTGCGGAAGATGTCACGCTTGCGAAGCCATACCCTGAACCATACCTAAAAATCGCAGAGAAGTTGCATGTCAAAGCAAATCAGTGTTTAGTCATTGAAGACACGATTCATGGAATTACTTCTGCGAAAACAGCAGGAGCAAAGTGCATTGCAGTAACGAACACGTTTCCAAAAAAGAAATTACAGGAAACAAGTGTAGATCATATTGTGAGTAGTTTAAGGCATTTAAAATTAGATCATATGAAAAAGTTGTAA
- the glmS gene encoding glutamine--fructose-6-phosphate transaminase (isomerizing) produces the protein MCGIVGVIEKKKFSVRNKVLKALQRLEYRGYDSVGFVTKEGNIKKQVGSIAGLLQNMEKDYETTLAIAHTRWATHGGVTQLNAHPHFNNDVHLFVCHNGIIENYQEIKAALQKKGVIFLSQTDSEVIPHFLEEKLHAGKSMKEAIQLLMEEVKGTYAILIIEKEKDVLYAVKKDSPLALGIRKDGFTLGSDIYAFSDETDKAIFFEDNEFAIITAEKYQFYNKDGKEIEKNIQTFEWTTEETEEEKQQFEHYMIKEIKEQPAVARRLLNSFTTTQKAQLEKFVALMKDYKKIVFVASGTSYHAALIGCILLNRIGYNARANIASEIETFVRFDKDTLVIAISQSGETMDVIIPLKNAKAAGAKIASIVNVPYSTIQRWSDISLEVLAGQEVCVASTKAYTNQVILLLKLAHELGHNSMQLDKIPERIEQTIDHNEEQIKQLAKKIQTQKDIFVLGKTISYPMAREIALKLKEISYIHAEGMMAGELKHGTIALIEQGTLVIVLIPNKNPEMLSSTKEVEARGAAVIAITNEQLESQYTEILVPKSDDAEFAIYSCIIGHLLSYYIAKLRGLEIDKPRNLAKSVTVK, from the coding sequence ATGTGCGGGATTGTTGGAGTCATTGAAAAGAAAAAGTTTTCAGTAAGGAATAAAGTATTGAAAGCGCTTCAGCGTTTAGAATACCGAGGTTATGATTCTGTAGGTTTTGTCACAAAAGAAGGAAATATAAAAAAGCAAGTGGGAAGTATTGCGGGCTTGTTGCAGAACATGGAGAAAGATTATGAAACAACGCTTGCAATTGCGCATACTCGTTGGGCAACGCATGGTGGAGTAACGCAGCTCAACGCGCATCCGCATTTCAACAATGACGTGCATTTATTTGTTTGTCATAATGGCATTATTGAAAATTATCAGGAAATAAAAGCAGCGCTTCAGAAGAAAGGAGTAATATTTCTGTCGCAAACAGATTCAGAAGTCATTCCGCATTTCCTTGAAGAAAAGCTTCACGCTGGAAAATCTATGAAAGAGGCAATTCAACTTTTAATGGAAGAAGTAAAAGGAACATACGCAATTCTGATTATTGAAAAAGAAAAAGACGTTCTCTATGCAGTAAAGAAAGATTCTCCGCTCGCGTTAGGCATAAGAAAAGATGGCTTTACGTTAGGATCAGACATTTACGCGTTTAGTGATGAAACAGACAAAGCAATATTTTTTGAAGATAATGAGTTTGCGATAATCACTGCAGAAAAATACCAATTTTACAATAAAGATGGAAAAGAAATAGAGAAAAATATCCAAACATTCGAGTGGACAACAGAAGAAACAGAAGAAGAAAAGCAGCAGTTTGAGCATTATATGATTAAAGAAATCAAAGAGCAGCCTGCAGTTGCTCGCCGACTTCTTAACTCTTTCACGACAACGCAGAAAGCACAGCTCGAAAAATTCGTTGCATTAATGAAGGACTACAAAAAGATAGTCTTCGTTGCATCAGGAACAAGTTATCATGCGGCGCTCATTGGTTGTATCCTTTTGAATAGAATTGGCTATAATGCGCGCGCAAACATTGCGTCAGAAATTGAAACATTTGTTCGTTTTGATAAAGACACGTTAGTCATCGCAATCTCACAGAGTGGAGAAACAATGGACGTCATTATTCCTCTGAAGAATGCAAAAGCAGCAGGCGCAAAAATTGCATCAATTGTAAATGTTCCATACTCCACTATTCAACGATGGAGTGATATTTCATTGGAAGTGCTTGCAGGGCAGGAAGTCTGTGTTGCTTCGACAAAAGCATATACGAATCAAGTAATTCTCCTTCTCAAGCTTGCGCATGAGCTTGGACATAATAGTATGCAGTTGGACAAAATTCCAGAAAGAATAGAGCAGACGATTGATCACAATGAAGAGCAGATAAAACAGCTTGCGAAAAAAATACAAACGCAAAAAGATATTTTTGTGCTTGGAAAAACAATTTCTTATCCAATGGCACGAGAAATCGCGTTAAAATTGAAAGAAATTTCCTACATCCATGCAGAAGGGATGATGGCAGGAGAATTAAAGCATGGGACAATCGCACTCATTGAGCAAGGTACTCTTGTTATTGTGTTAATTCCAAACAAAAATCCAGAAATGCTTTCTTCGACAAAAGAAGTTGAAGCGCGCGGAGCAGCAGTGATTGCAATTACCAATGAGCAACTGGAGTCGCAATATACAGAAATTCTTGTGCCAAAAAGTGACGATGCGGAGTTTGCGATTTATAGTTGCATCATAGGACATCTTCTGAGTTATTACATTGCAAAATTACGAGGCTTAGAAATCGACAAACCAAGAAATTTGGCAAAGAGTGTGACGGTTAAATAA
- a CDS encoding 2-oxo acid dehydrogenase subunit E2 — MAYQFRFPDVGEGIAEGVLVKWKVKTGDVIKEDAALADVETAKALVEIPSPRAGTVLQLHAAEGQTIHVGDVLVTIGEAGEKVASIPVTAAPQKIELAKPEPVVQKIAQPSGVLALPAARQKATELGVDLSTIKGTGKDGMIIVADVEATAKGAVVQEVKSVQPPSGPSVGFDKSGRIMSVPLTAVRKAIADSMTLSKQTIPQVTHIDEADVTALEALRQKKKEYAENKGIHLTMLPVLMKATVASLKTYPYLNAVFDAPKQMIHIREYYNFGFAVNTPQGLFVPVIKGVDTRSILDIAKKLEILATHCRDRDIKPEDMSGASFTFTNIGSYGGIAATPIIPPGTCAILGIYRMREKPVVKDGVIVVRKIMPLSITFDHRVVDGAIAAQFLSDLIKHLEDPELYFVDV, encoded by the coding sequence ATGGCATATCAATTTCGCTTTCCCGATGTTGGTGAAGGAATTGCAGAAGGAGTTCTCGTGAAATGGAAAGTAAAGACAGGCGATGTCATTAAAGAAGACGCTGCACTTGCTGATGTCGAAACTGCAAAAGCACTTGTAGAAATTCCTTCTCCTCGTGCTGGAACTGTTTTGCAACTTCATGCTGCAGAAGGACAAACGATTCATGTTGGTGATGTTCTTGTGACCATTGGTGAAGCTGGAGAGAAAGTTGCATCTATTCCTGTTACCGCTGCACCACAAAAAATAGAACTTGCAAAACCTGAACCTGTTGTGCAGAAAATAGCGCAACCATCTGGTGTTCTTGCGCTCCCTGCTGCACGACAAAAAGCAACAGAGTTAGGTGTTGATCTTTCGACCATTAAAGGAACTGGAAAAGATGGCATGATTATTGTTGCTGATGTTGAAGCTACTGCGAAAGGTGCTGTTGTTCAAGAAGTGAAATCTGTACAACCCCCTTCTGGACCGAGTGTTGGGTTTGATAAATCTGGCAGAATTATGAGTGTCCCACTAACAGCTGTTCGCAAAGCAATCGCAGACTCCATGACGCTTTCCAAACAGACTATTCCACAAGTGACCCATATTGATGAAGCAGATGTCACTGCACTTGAAGCATTACGACAAAAGAAAAAAGAATATGCCGAGAATAAAGGGATTCACTTAACCATGCTTCCTGTCCTTATGAAAGCAACTGTCGCAAGCTTGAAAACATATCCTTATCTTAATGCGGTATTTGATGCTCCGAAGCAAATGATCCACATTCGCGAATATTACAACTTTGGATTTGCAGTTAATACTCCTCAAGGTCTTTTTGTTCCTGTCATCAAAGGCGTTGATACCAGAAGCATTCTTGATATTGCAAAAAAATTGGAAATCCTCGCAACACATTGTCGTGATCGGGACATTAAGCCTGAAGACATGAGCGGCGCTTCGTTTACGTTCACTAATATTGGTTCGTATGGAGGAATTGCTGCAACGCCCATTATTCCTCCAGGAACGTGCGCTATTTTAGGGATTTATCGCATGCGAGAAAAACCAGTTGTTAAAGATGGAGTGATTGTTGTTCGGAAAATAATGCCGTTATCGATCACATTTGATCATCGCGTTGTTGATGGCGCAATTGCTGCGCAGTTTTTGAGCGATCTTATTAAACATCTGGAAGATCCAGAGTTATATTTTGTTGATGTTTGA
- a CDS encoding alpha-ketoacid dehydrogenase subunit beta has product MAIMTLLEAIRSALDYELGRDPNVLVFGEDVGFNGGVFRVTEGLQKKYGEKRVFDTPLAESAIVGISIGMSINGLKPIGEIQFDGFTYPAFDQLISHASRMRTRSRGKFNCPLVVRAPYAGGVHAPEHHSESPEVFYAHVPGLKVVVPSTPADAKGLLLSAIRDPDPVIFFEPKKLYRTAKGEVPDGDYTVPIGKARLVKEGKDMSIITWGVMVSVCEEAARQLAQTGVDVEIIDLRTIAPYDVATVLATAQKTGRVMIVHEAPRTCGFSTEIAAQISEKALYYLKAPILRVTGYDTLMPLYKMENFYLPNIEKILFTAKKLMEH; this is encoded by the coding sequence ATGGCAATTATGACCCTCCTTGAAGCAATTCGTTCTGCACTTGATTACGAATTAGGTAGAGATCCTAATGTTCTCGTCTTTGGCGAAGATGTTGGCTTTAATGGAGGTGTTTTCCGCGTCACTGAAGGACTTCAGAAAAAATATGGTGAGAAAAGAGTTTTTGATACTCCTCTTGCAGAATCTGCTATTGTTGGTATTTCTATAGGTATGTCTATTAATGGCCTAAAACCCATTGGAGAAATTCAGTTTGATGGATTTACCTATCCTGCATTTGATCAACTTATTTCTCACGCATCTCGAATGCGCACACGGTCAAGAGGGAAATTTAATTGTCCGCTCGTTGTTCGCGCACCGTATGCTGGAGGTGTTCATGCTCCTGAACATCACAGCGAGAGTCCTGAGGTATTTTATGCGCATGTCCCTGGATTAAAAGTTGTTGTACCTAGCACTCCTGCTGACGCAAAAGGTTTATTGCTCAGCGCAATTCGTGATCCTGACCCTGTGATTTTTTTTGAACCAAAGAAATTGTATAGAACTGCAAAAGGAGAAGTTCCTGACGGTGATTATACTGTTCCTATTGGCAAAGCACGCCTTGTCAAAGAAGGAAAAGACATGAGCATCATTACGTGGGGCGTTATGGTCAGCGTGTGTGAAGAAGCTGCACGACAACTTGCACAAACAGGCGTTGATGTGGAAATTATTGACTTGCGCACTATTGCTCCTTATGATGTTGCTACAGTTCTTGCCACTGCACAAAAAACAGGACGTGTGATGATTGTCCACGAAGCGCCACGGACCTGTGGCTTTAGCACAGAGATCGCTGCACAGATTAGTGAGAAGGCGTTATATTATTTGAAAGCACCTATTCTTCGCGTGACTGGGTATGATACACTCATGCCTCTCTACAAAATGGAAAATTTTTATTTGCCGAATATAGAGAAGATTCTGTTTACTGCAAAAAAATTGATGGAGCACTGA